The Periplaneta americana isolate PAMFEO1 chromosome 2, P.americana_PAMFEO1_priV1, whole genome shotgun sequence genome has a window encoding:
- the LOC138694506 gene encoding LETM1 domain-containing protein 1 isoform X1, with product MTTLLVRTNWWRVRCYQRMILSENRLIHDHQTSEKRKSPKNVKQLALSRYMELVKSYEKVLEKKFPTAMHVYRIFMVGIKEFYRDMKYYFRIHRKLTTSPRGFECLTRKEIELYHQMPKDMIRVAPMLILSTLPFANYIVFPLVYLFPRHLLCHHFWTLQQRMEFAMETQRKKLYNYKPVFRCLQAQLDTLQGRAEHNNWGYVLGLLGSGVHPKPEDIVKSIHLFRGDPYHLAYLYPGHVKGLLRMHSMHMGWRRRHRLAERAQILHEMDMAIEREGGLSNLSQEELRMACFLRGLNPITMKREDMVYWLSQWMSVSKVVDSSSLSLLLHCPILLGYNQPSNWILIH from the exons ATGACAACGTTGTTAGTTAGGACGAATTGGTGGAGAGTTAGATGTTATCAAAGAATGATACTGTCCGAAAATAG ATTAATTCACGATCACCAGACATCTGAAAAACGAAAGAGTCCTAAAAATGTTAAACAGCTTGCTTTGTCACGCTACATGGAACTTGTCAAAAGCTACGAGAAAGTTTTGGAGAAAAAATTTCCAACTGCTATGCATGTGTATCGCATCTTCATGGTGGGCATCAAGGAGTTTTACAGGGACATGAAATATTACTTCAGAATCCATAGAAAACTGACCACATCGCCAAGAGGATTCGAGTGCCTTACGAGGAAGGAGATCGAACTGTACCATCAGATGCCAAAAGATATGATAAGAGTAGCTCCTATGCTCATTTTGTCTACCCTGCCATTTGCAAATTACATTGTTTTTCCCTTAGT GTACCTTTTTCCACGGCATCTTCTGTGTCACCACTTCTGGACTCTGCAGCAGCGAATGGAATTTGCAATGGAGACACAACGTAAGAAGCTATACAACTACAAGCCAGTGTTCCGATGCCTTCAAGCACAGCTCGACACATTGCAGGGGAGAGCAGAGCACAATAACTGGGGTTATGTGTTGGGACTCTTGGGCAGTGGTGTCCACCCAAAGCCTGAAGACATTGTTAAGTCTATACATCTATTTCGTGGTGATCCTTACCACCTCGCATACCTGTATCCTGGACACGTG AAGGGGTTGCTGCGGATGCACAGCATGCATATGGGCTGGAGACGGCGCCACCGACTGGCTGAACGAGCACAGATCCTCCATGAGATGGACATGGCTATTGAGCGAGAAGGAGGACTCTCCAACTTGTCCCAAGAAGAACTTCGAATG gcgtGTTTTTTGCGAGGCTTGAACCCCATTACTATGAAGAGAGAGGACATGGTGTACTGGCTGAGTCAATGGATGTCGGTCTCCAAAGTTGTGGACAGCAGTTCTCTTTCTCTGCTGCTTCACTGCCCAATACTTCTTGGATACAATCAACCCTCGAATTGGATTCTCATTCACTGA
- the LOC138694506 gene encoding LETM1 domain-containing protein 1 isoform X2 produces the protein MILIHDHQTSEKRKSPKNVKQLALSRYMELVKSYEKVLEKKFPTAMHVYRIFMVGIKEFYRDMKYYFRIHRKLTTSPRGFECLTRKEIELYHQMPKDMIRVAPMLILSTLPFANYIVFPLVYLFPRHLLCHHFWTLQQRMEFAMETQRKKLYNYKPVFRCLQAQLDTLQGRAEHNNWGYVLGLLGSGVHPKPEDIVKSIHLFRGDPYHLAYLYPGHVKGLLRMHSMHMGWRRRHRLAERAQILHEMDMAIEREGGLSNLSQEELRMACFLRGLNPITMKREDMVYWLSQWMSVSKVVDSSSLSLLLHCPILLGYNQPSNWILIH, from the exons ATGAT ATTAATTCACGATCACCAGACATCTGAAAAACGAAAGAGTCCTAAAAATGTTAAACAGCTTGCTTTGTCACGCTACATGGAACTTGTCAAAAGCTACGAGAAAGTTTTGGAGAAAAAATTTCCAACTGCTATGCATGTGTATCGCATCTTCATGGTGGGCATCAAGGAGTTTTACAGGGACATGAAATATTACTTCAGAATCCATAGAAAACTGACCACATCGCCAAGAGGATTCGAGTGCCTTACGAGGAAGGAGATCGAACTGTACCATCAGATGCCAAAAGATATGATAAGAGTAGCTCCTATGCTCATTTTGTCTACCCTGCCATTTGCAAATTACATTGTTTTTCCCTTAGT GTACCTTTTTCCACGGCATCTTCTGTGTCACCACTTCTGGACTCTGCAGCAGCGAATGGAATTTGCAATGGAGACACAACGTAAGAAGCTATACAACTACAAGCCAGTGTTCCGATGCCTTCAAGCACAGCTCGACACATTGCAGGGGAGAGCAGAGCACAATAACTGGGGTTATGTGTTGGGACTCTTGGGCAGTGGTGTCCACCCAAAGCCTGAAGACATTGTTAAGTCTATACATCTATTTCGTGGTGATCCTTACCACCTCGCATACCTGTATCCTGGACACGTG AAGGGGTTGCTGCGGATGCACAGCATGCATATGGGCTGGAGACGGCGCCACCGACTGGCTGAACGAGCACAGATCCTCCATGAGATGGACATGGCTATTGAGCGAGAAGGAGGACTCTCCAACTTGTCCCAAGAAGAACTTCGAATG gcgtGTTTTTTGCGAGGCTTGAACCCCATTACTATGAAGAGAGAGGACATGGTGTACTGGCTGAGTCAATGGATGTCGGTCTCCAAAGTTGTGGACAGCAGTTCTCTTTCTCTGCTGCTTCACTGCCCAATACTTCTTGGATACAATCAACCCTCGAATTGGATTCTCATTCACTGA
- the LOC138694506 gene encoding LETM1 domain-containing protein 1 isoform X3, whose translation MELVKSYEKVLEKKFPTAMHVYRIFMVGIKEFYRDMKYYFRIHRKLTTSPRGFECLTRKEIELYHQMPKDMIRVAPMLILSTLPFANYIVFPLVYLFPRHLLCHHFWTLQQRMEFAMETQRKKLYNYKPVFRCLQAQLDTLQGRAEHNNWGYVLGLLGSGVHPKPEDIVKSIHLFRGDPYHLAYLYPGHVKGLLRMHSMHMGWRRRHRLAERAQILHEMDMAIEREGGLSNLSQEELRMACFLRGLNPITMKREDMVYWLSQWMSVSKVVDSSSLSLLLHCPILLGYNQPSNWILIH comes from the exons ATGGAACTTGTCAAAAGCTACGAGAAAGTTTTGGAGAAAAAATTTCCAACTGCTATGCATGTGTATCGCATCTTCATGGTGGGCATCAAGGAGTTTTACAGGGACATGAAATATTACTTCAGAATCCATAGAAAACTGACCACATCGCCAAGAGGATTCGAGTGCCTTACGAGGAAGGAGATCGAACTGTACCATCAGATGCCAAAAGATATGATAAGAGTAGCTCCTATGCTCATTTTGTCTACCCTGCCATTTGCAAATTACATTGTTTTTCCCTTAGT GTACCTTTTTCCACGGCATCTTCTGTGTCACCACTTCTGGACTCTGCAGCAGCGAATGGAATTTGCAATGGAGACACAACGTAAGAAGCTATACAACTACAAGCCAGTGTTCCGATGCCTTCAAGCACAGCTCGACACATTGCAGGGGAGAGCAGAGCACAATAACTGGGGTTATGTGTTGGGACTCTTGGGCAGTGGTGTCCACCCAAAGCCTGAAGACATTGTTAAGTCTATACATCTATTTCGTGGTGATCCTTACCACCTCGCATACCTGTATCCTGGACACGTG AAGGGGTTGCTGCGGATGCACAGCATGCATATGGGCTGGAGACGGCGCCACCGACTGGCTGAACGAGCACAGATCCTCCATGAGATGGACATGGCTATTGAGCGAGAAGGAGGACTCTCCAACTTGTCCCAAGAAGAACTTCGAATG gcgtGTTTTTTGCGAGGCTTGAACCCCATTACTATGAAGAGAGAGGACATGGTGTACTGGCTGAGTCAATGGATGTCGGTCTCCAAAGTTGTGGACAGCAGTTCTCTTTCTCTGCTGCTTCACTGCCCAATACTTCTTGGATACAATCAACCCTCGAATTGGATTCTCATTCACTGA